Part of the Spinacia oleracea cultivar Varoflay chromosome 5, BTI_SOV_V1, whole genome shotgun sequence genome, AAACGAGTGATTTGTTCTTATTGTAATGGCTTTTTCCTGTGTCGTGAGTGTTCCTCTGCAGATAATTTTCAAGTGCCCTTTGGAAGCCAACCCGTCCTGATCCCTTTTCAGACTTCTACAGTCTTTGGTATCATGACCTATATCTTCGTGAAACTGAAAGTATAACTTGGGATCTTGACTCTCAGCGGGAGATTTCAATGGAAATGGCCGTTCTAGGTTGAATATGGTCCCTACATCTACCAAAATGGTAAGGAGATCCGTGTTATACTCAAAAAATTCCTTCTCTTGCGGCCGTCCCCTCTTTTGTCCAGTAGAGGTGGAGTCTTGTTCTTTAGATAGTGCCCAGGTGCCATTGACCCGTGTGATTTTCCAATCAGTTCTTTCTTTTTTCCGGGATGAGTCCGTTGCTTCCCCAGCCTTTCCGTCTTTGGACACACTACATATATCCATGGCATGTATAAATGCCTCGGCTTTGTCAAGGACTTCTGCCATCGTTCGTACGCTCTTCTTGACAAAATCAAATTTGAACGATCCCTTCTTTATGCCCCTGATGAAGTTATCGAAGGAGACGCCATCGAGCAGGTCTGGAATTTTTCCATCCTCCAGGTTGAAGCGTTTGACATATCTTCGCAAAGATTCATCTTTTCCCTGCTGAATGCGGCCTAGATGCACACTCGTCTTCCTTTCTTGCTTGTATGCCATAAACCTTGTGGAAAATAGTGTCTCTAGCTCATTGAAGGAGGCAATTGATCCCGCAGGTAGCCTTTCGAACCATTTGGATGCTACACCTTTGAGGGTGGCCTGAAAGTATTTGCAGCATGTAGCCTCATTGGTCCCTTGCACATACATATGGTGACGGTATGCAACTAAGTGCATATCCGGGTCAGAGGTGCCGTCATAGGCCTAAATGGTAGGAGTCTTAACTTTTGGCTCTTTGAGAGTGTTCATTATAGCCTCGCAGAAAGGagtactcatgtgccttaacgTCAGGTTATTCAATCCTTGTTGGATTTGATAAGTGGGTTCACGACGGTTGAAAGCCATTCAGTGACGCACTCCCATTATGGGAGAGGTTATCAGAGTTTACCCTCGAGTGGAGGGGTAGAAAGGACGGTCTTCCATGACGGGGGTCGATCCGGTGTCAGACAATTTGGACTCGACCTCATAGTGCTCTTGCCTGCTTATTGACGGGCGCAAGGTGGTGTATGGATTCACTCGGGAAACTGGACGGACTATTTGTTCTCGCCGAGTCGGAGGGGCTCGATTGCCACGGTCCCCGACCGGACGCTCTGCCAAAGGACTGACACCTCTGCTAGCTATTGGACGAGAACTTTCTCCCTCTCTCCAGACATTAGATCTGAGTGGCATTCTGCTTATCCGGTTGACGCCAAGGCTGAAAGGTCCTTGTGGGACTGTCTTTTCAGTATTAGTATTATAGATTAGCATGCTCCTTCGTATTTCGTCTTGCAGCGTGGTGCTCATATGCTGTTGAAAGGTTTGATTCAGCTGTTGCTGGAATCCGGCTATGATTTCTCGCAGCGTCCCTACTGAAACCGGCAAGTCCAGGTTTTCATCCAGAACGGTATCCTTTACACTGGGACTAAGATGTCCACCAGGAGGGGGTGCCTCGACGTCCGACTCCTCCTCAATGATTACTTCGGCTTCCTGGACTCGGCGAGGTGTGTTCCCGGCATTGGCAATTCAATTTGCTTCTTCTATATTGCGTTGGCTCCTTTCACGTGGACGCCTTTCTCCCAAGTTGTCATTATGCTCCTCACCGTTAGATTGCAGTTCCGCCATGATaatgtacctccccacagacgacgcaaaatgttgtgggaactttgttGGTGATGTCGTGTCACCTTTTCtccggaggtatcaagtatgcgctggcacgatcttcctacaacctgcaaaaccagaatattcccgtaggaatattccctccaatgcctaagtaagtattggctagGGAAAAacgtaatttgtagagagaaggcagcgCAAAATAGTTTAAGGCAGgtaggaatgaattgattgccacTTTTACCGcctttcccactaactatttgtaaattatttgactttgttagcttttgatttacaataataataataaaaataataaaaataataataataataataataataataataataataataataataataataataataataataataatcatcatcATTTGATCTcatctgaactgaacttattttttcaatatgatatgatttgaacttattttttctgatttaaTTTGATCTGCACTTAtattttctgatctgatctgattaaatcagaaataagtaataaggtcctaaaagaaggtgaactaaacagagCCTAAGTAGAAAAGGCGCTGAAGCTATaaacaataaaaagaaaaaattcaatttaatgGATGATAGGAggggatgacacgtgtcatcaaaCAAACTATGGTTtctctttttaaatactaggtatagattgagTAGGAAATAATTGTTGTGGTATTAAACTAaaggtcaattggaaacaacctctctatTATTCTATTTGTATAAGTTTATAAGTATTTCACAAGGGTAAAATGGCGTACATCTAATGTATTAAATAttttgttatatatatatatatatatatatatatatatatatatatatatatatatatatatatatatatatatataacaaaaTATTTAATACATTAGAACACTTTTTTCCGTAAGAACACTTTTTAGGTAAGAATACTTTCTGAACCGTTGGATGAAAATTAATATAACCGCTCAGATTTGATGATTATTAATGGCAAGTTTTGTAATTTTGCTTGAGATGTACTCTCCCCCTTTTTTTCGGATATTTCATgagatacccccgaggtttgagTTAATTCACCAGGTAACCTCGTTGTTTCAATAATCTaccaggtacccctcaggtttcattttctcgcatgacttaaccctgccgttaagtggccgttagaaactttttttcaccaggtaccctcgtaatttatttcaccaggtacccctgaggttttttaggttttcaccaggtgcccttgtgttttatggtaatttcaccagatacccctgctcaccaacagctagattttttaaaaaaaactagccgttggtgagCCTTCTCTATTTAAAGGGGGAGCAGCAGCAACTCTTCACTACAAATTTCTGATCTTCTCATTAACCAACTCATATTTTCCCTATTTCCCAACTCACTTTCAAATGAGCTCATATTCTCAATCCCAATCTTCATCTACTACGTATGAATCCTCATACGTTGTAGTTCCAAACAAAACATGCAACATATGTGGGAAAAAATTTGCAATAAGAAGTTCTGAAACAATGAAAAATCCTCAAAGACTATATTACAAGTGTGACTAATTATGTGACAACTTCAAGTGGTGCAAGGGAAGCATTGAGCAACCACTGCCAATCAGAAACAACAGAGGCACAaaggaaggagaaattgaagaaaacagaagcttgaatgaagaaattcaccaaatgaagaagaaactcAAGCAACAAAAGA contains:
- the LOC130461667 gene encoding uncharacterized protein — encoded protein: MHLVAYRHHMYVQGTNEATCCKYFQATLKGVASKWFERLPAGSIASFNELETLFSTRFMAYKQERKTSVHLGRIQQGKDESLRRYVKRFNLEDGKIPDLLDGVSFDNFIRGIKKGSFKFDFVKKSVRTMAEVLDKAEAFIHAMDICSVSKDGKAGEATDSSRKKERTDWKITRVNGTWALSKEQDSTSTGQKRGRPQEKEFFEYNTDLLTILVDVGTIFNLERPFPLKSPAESQDPKLYFQFHEDIGHDTKDCRSLKRDQDGLASKGHLKIICRGTLTTQEKAITIRTNHSFQLEKKIKLRWGS